In Balaenoptera musculus isolate JJ_BM4_2016_0621 chromosome 19, mBalMus1.pri.v3, whole genome shotgun sequence, one genomic interval encodes:
- the BRSK1 gene encoding serine/threonine-protein kinase BRSK1 isoform X1, with protein MSSGGKEGGGGSPAYHLPHPHPHPPQHAQYVGPYRLEKTLGKGQTGLVKLGIHCITGQKVAIKIVNREKLSESVLMKVEREIAILKLIEHPHVLKLHDVYENKKYLYLVLEHVSGGELFDYLVKKGRLTPKEARKFFRQIVSALDFCHSYSICHRDLKPENLLLDEKNNIRIADFGMASLQVGDSLLETSCGSPHYACPEVIKGEKYDGRRADMWSCGVILFALLVGALPFDDDNLRQLLEKVKRGVFHMPHFIPPDCQSLLRGMIEVEPEKRLSLEQIQKHPWYLGGKHEPDPCLEPTPGRRVAMRSLPSNGELDPDVLESMASLGCFRDRERLHRELRSEEENQEKMIYYLLLDRKERYPSCEDQDLPPRNDVDPPRKRVDSPMLSRHGKRRPERKSMEVLSITDAGGGGSPVPTRRALEMAQHSQRSRSVSGASTGLSSSPLSSPRSPVFSFSPEPAGDEARGGGSPTSKTQTLPSRGPRGGGAGEQPPPPSARSTPLPGPPGSPRSSGGTPLHSPLHTPRASPTGTPGTTPPPSPGGGVGGAAWRSRLNSIRNSFLGSPRFHRRKMQVPTAEEMSSLTPESSPELAKRSWFGNFISLDKEEQIFLVLKDKPLSSIKADIVHAFLSIPSLSHSVLSQTSFRAEYKASGGPSVFQKPVRFQVDISSSEGPEPSPRRDGSSGGGIYSVTFTLISGPSRRFKRVVETIQAQLLSTHDQPSVQALADEKNGAQTRPAGTPPRSLQPPPGRPDPELTSSPRRGPPKDKKLLATNGTPLP; from the exons ATGTCGTCCGGGGGCAAGGAGGGGGGCGGGGGCTCTCCTGCCTACCACCTCCcgcacccacacccacacccaccccagcATGCCCAATATGTGGGCCCCTATCGGCTGGAGAAGACGCTGGGCAAAGGACAGACAG gTCTGGTTAAACTCGGGATCCACTGCATCACGGGCCAGAAGGTTGCCATCAAGATTGTGAACCGGGAGAAGCTGTCCGAGTCAGTGCTGATGAAG GTGGAGCGGGAGATTGCCATCCTGAAGCTCATTGAGCACCCACATGTCCTCAAGCTCCACGACGTCTACGAGAACAAGAAATATTT GTACCTGGTTCTGGAGCACGTGTCTGGAGGTGAACTGTTCGACTACCTGGTAAAGAAGGGGAGACTGACCCCCAAGGAGGCCCGGAAGTTCTTCCGCCAGATCGTGTCGGCGCTGGACTTCTGCCATAGCTACTCCATCTG CCACAGAGACCTGAAGCCTGAGAACCTGCTTCTGGACGAGAAAAACAACATCCGCATCGCGGACTTCGGCATGGCGTCCCTGCAGGTGGGGGACAGCCTCCTGGAGACCAGCTGTGG gtccCCTCACTACGCATGTCCAGAGGTGATTAAG GGGGAAAAGTACGATGGCCGCCGGGCGGACATGTGGAGCTGTGGAGTCATCCTCTTCGCCCTGCTTGTG GGGGCTCTGCCCTTCGACGATGACAACCTCCGCCAGCTGCTGGAGAAGGTGAAACGAGGCGTCTTCCACATGCCCCACTTCATTCCTCCAGACTGCCAGAGCCTCCTGAGGGGGATGATCGAAGTGGAGCCGGAGAAAAGGCTCAGC CTGGAGCAAATTCAGAAACATCCCTGGTACCT GGGCGGGAAACACGAGCCGGACCCGTGCCTGGAGCCAACCCCAGGCCGCCGAGTGGCCATGCGGAGCCTGCCATCAAACGGAGAGCTGGACCCTGATGTCCTGGAGAGCATGGCTTCACTGGGCTGCTTCAGGGACCGCGAGCGGCTGCATCGCGAGCTGCGCAGCGAGGA GGAGAACCAAGAAAAGATGATATATTATCTGCTTTTGGATCGGAAGGAGCGGTATCCCAGCTGTGAGGACCAGGACCTACCTCCTCGGAATGATGTTG ACCCACCCCGGAAGCGTGTGGATTCCCCCATGCTGAGCCGTCACGGGAAGCGGCGACCAGAGCGGAAGTCCATGGAAGTCCTGAGCATCACGGATGCCGGGGGTGGTGGCTCCCCGGTGCCCACCCGACGGGCCCTGGAGATGGCCCAGCACAGCCAGAG ATCCCGTAGTGTCAGTGGAGCCTCCACTGGTCTGTCATCCAGCCCTCTGAGCAGCCCAAGG AGTCCGGTCTTTTCCTTCTCACCGGAGCCCGCTGGAGATGAGGCGCGGGGTGGGGGCTCACCGACTTCCAAAACGCAGACGCTGCCTTCTCGGGGCCCCAGGGGTGGGGGCGCCGGggagcagccccctccccccagtgccCGCTCCACACCCCTGCCCGGCCCCCCAGGCTCCCCACGCTCCTCCGGGGGGACCCCCTTGCACTCGCCCCTGCACACGCCCCGGGCCAGCCCCACTGGGACCCCAGGGACAACGCCGCCCCCCAGCCCCGGCGGTGGCGTCGGGGGAGCCGCCTGGAGGAGTCGTCTCAACTCCATCCGCAACAGCTTCCTGGGCTCCCCACGCTTTCACCGGCGCAAGATGCAGG tccccactGCCGAGGAGATGTCCAGTTTGACGCCAGAGTCCTCTCCAGA GCTGGCAAAACGCTCCTGGTTCGGGAACTTCATCTCCTTggacaaagaagaacaaatattcCTCGTGCTAAAGGATAAACCTCTCAGCAGCATCAAAGCGGACATTGTCCATGCCTTCCTGTCG ATCCCCAGCCTGAGTCATAGTGTGCTGTCACAGACCAGCTTCCGGGCTGAGTACAAGGCCAGTGGTGGCCCCTCCGTCTTCCAGAAGCCCGTCCGCTTCCAGGTGGACATCAGCTCCTCTGAGGGTCCAGAGCCCTCCCCACGGCGGGACGGCAGCAGTGGTGGTGGCATCTACTCTGTCACCTTTACTCTCATCTCCG GTCCCAGCCGTCGGTTCAAGCGGGTTGTAGAGACCATCCAGGCTCAACTGCTGAGCACTCACGACCAGCCCTCCGTGCAGGCCCTGGCAG
- the BRSK1 gene encoding serine/threonine-protein kinase BRSK1 isoform X2: MSSSSTTSTRTRNICRYLVLEHVSGGELFDYLVKKGRLTPKEARKFFRQIVSALDFCHSYSICHRDLKPENLLLDEKNNIRIADFGMASLQVGDSLLETSCGSPHYACPEVIKGEKYDGRRADMWSCGVILFALLVGALPFDDDNLRQLLEKVKRGVFHMPHFIPPDCQSLLRGMIEVEPEKRLSLEQIQKHPWYLGGKHEPDPCLEPTPGRRVAMRSLPSNGELDPDVLESMASLGCFRDRERLHRELRSEEENQEKMIYYLLLDRKERYPSCEDQDLPPRNDVDPPRKRVDSPMLSRHGKRRPERKSMEVLSITDAGGGGSPVPTRRALEMAQHSQRSRSVSGASTGLSSSPLSSPRSPVFSFSPEPAGDEARGGGSPTSKTQTLPSRGPRGGGAGEQPPPPSARSTPLPGPPGSPRSSGGTPLHSPLHTPRASPTGTPGTTPPPSPGGGVGGAAWRSRLNSIRNSFLGSPRFHRRKMQVPTAEEMSSLTPESSPELAKRSWFGNFISLDKEEQIFLVLKDKPLSSIKADIVHAFLSIPSLSHSVLSQTSFRAEYKASGGPSVFQKPVRFQVDISSSEGPEPSPRRDGSSGGGIYSVTFTLISGPSRRFKRVVETIQAQLLSTHDQPSVQALADEKNGAQTRPAGTPPRSLQPPPGRPDPELTSSPRRGPPKDKKLLATNGTPLP; the protein is encoded by the exons ATGTCCTCAAGCTCCACGACGTCTACGAGAACAAGAAATATTTGTAG GTACCTGGTTCTGGAGCACGTGTCTGGAGGTGAACTGTTCGACTACCTGGTAAAGAAGGGGAGACTGACCCCCAAGGAGGCCCGGAAGTTCTTCCGCCAGATCGTGTCGGCGCTGGACTTCTGCCATAGCTACTCCATCTG CCACAGAGACCTGAAGCCTGAGAACCTGCTTCTGGACGAGAAAAACAACATCCGCATCGCGGACTTCGGCATGGCGTCCCTGCAGGTGGGGGACAGCCTCCTGGAGACCAGCTGTGG gtccCCTCACTACGCATGTCCAGAGGTGATTAAG GGGGAAAAGTACGATGGCCGCCGGGCGGACATGTGGAGCTGTGGAGTCATCCTCTTCGCCCTGCTTGTG GGGGCTCTGCCCTTCGACGATGACAACCTCCGCCAGCTGCTGGAGAAGGTGAAACGAGGCGTCTTCCACATGCCCCACTTCATTCCTCCAGACTGCCAGAGCCTCCTGAGGGGGATGATCGAAGTGGAGCCGGAGAAAAGGCTCAGC CTGGAGCAAATTCAGAAACATCCCTGGTACCT GGGCGGGAAACACGAGCCGGACCCGTGCCTGGAGCCAACCCCAGGCCGCCGAGTGGCCATGCGGAGCCTGCCATCAAACGGAGAGCTGGACCCTGATGTCCTGGAGAGCATGGCTTCACTGGGCTGCTTCAGGGACCGCGAGCGGCTGCATCGCGAGCTGCGCAGCGAGGA GGAGAACCAAGAAAAGATGATATATTATCTGCTTTTGGATCGGAAGGAGCGGTATCCCAGCTGTGAGGACCAGGACCTACCTCCTCGGAATGATGTTG ACCCACCCCGGAAGCGTGTGGATTCCCCCATGCTGAGCCGTCACGGGAAGCGGCGACCAGAGCGGAAGTCCATGGAAGTCCTGAGCATCACGGATGCCGGGGGTGGTGGCTCCCCGGTGCCCACCCGACGGGCCCTGGAGATGGCCCAGCACAGCCAGAG ATCCCGTAGTGTCAGTGGAGCCTCCACTGGTCTGTCATCCAGCCCTCTGAGCAGCCCAAGG AGTCCGGTCTTTTCCTTCTCACCGGAGCCCGCTGGAGATGAGGCGCGGGGTGGGGGCTCACCGACTTCCAAAACGCAGACGCTGCCTTCTCGGGGCCCCAGGGGTGGGGGCGCCGGggagcagccccctccccccagtgccCGCTCCACACCCCTGCCCGGCCCCCCAGGCTCCCCACGCTCCTCCGGGGGGACCCCCTTGCACTCGCCCCTGCACACGCCCCGGGCCAGCCCCACTGGGACCCCAGGGACAACGCCGCCCCCCAGCCCCGGCGGTGGCGTCGGGGGAGCCGCCTGGAGGAGTCGTCTCAACTCCATCCGCAACAGCTTCCTGGGCTCCCCACGCTTTCACCGGCGCAAGATGCAGG tccccactGCCGAGGAGATGTCCAGTTTGACGCCAGAGTCCTCTCCAGA GCTGGCAAAACGCTCCTGGTTCGGGAACTTCATCTCCTTggacaaagaagaacaaatattcCTCGTGCTAAAGGATAAACCTCTCAGCAGCATCAAAGCGGACATTGTCCATGCCTTCCTGTCG ATCCCCAGCCTGAGTCATAGTGTGCTGTCACAGACCAGCTTCCGGGCTGAGTACAAGGCCAGTGGTGGCCCCTCCGTCTTCCAGAAGCCCGTCCGCTTCCAGGTGGACATCAGCTCCTCTGAGGGTCCAGAGCCCTCCCCACGGCGGGACGGCAGCAGTGGTGGTGGCATCTACTCTGTCACCTTTACTCTCATCTCCG GTCCCAGCCGTCGGTTCAAGCGGGTTGTAGAGACCATCCAGGCTCAACTGCTGAGCACTCACGACCAGCCCTCCGTGCAGGCCCTGGCAG
- the HSPBP1 gene encoding hsp70-binding protein 1, translated as MANQGSGSSRLPLALPPASQGCSSGGSGSAAGGSGNPPPPRNLQGLLQMAITAGSEEPDPPPEPMSEERRQWLQEAMSAAFRGQREEVEQMKNCLRVLSQPTPPSAGEAELAADQQEREGALELLADLCENMDNAADFCQLSGMHLLVGRYLEAGPAGLRWRAAQLIGTCSQNVAAIQEQVLGLGALRKLLRLLDRDPCDAVRVKALFAISCLVREQEAGLLQFLRLDGFSVLMRAMQQQVQKLKVKSAFLLQNLLVGHPEHKGTLCSMGMVQQLVALVRTEHSPFHEHVLGALCSLVTDFPQGVRECREPELGLEELLRHRCQLLQQHEEYQEELEFCEKLLQTCFSTPTDDIMDR; from the exons ATGGCGAACCAAGGCTCCGGGAGCAGTCGCCTTCCCCTGGCgctgcccccagcctcccagggtTGCTCGTCAGGGGGCAGCGGCTCCGCCGCGGGCGGCTCCGGCAATCCCCCGCCACCGCGAAACCTCCAAGGCCTGCTGCAGATGGCCATCACGGCGGGCTCTGAAGAGCCAGACCCCCCTCCAGAACCCATGAGTGAGGAG AGGCGCCAGTGGCTGCAGGAGGCCATGTCAGCTGCCTTCCGGGGCCAGCGGGAAGAGGTGGAGCAGATGAAGAACTGCCTCCGAGTGCTGTCCCAGCCCACGCCCCCCTCAGCTGGTGAGGCTGAACTGGCTGCCGACCAGCAAGAGCGCGAGGGGGCCCTGGAGCTGCTGGCCGACCTGTGCGAGAACATGGACAACGCTGCAG ACTTCTGCCAGCTGTCCGGCATGCACCTGCTGGTGGGCCGCTACCTGGAGGCGGGGCCTGCGGGGCTGCGGTGGCGGGCGGCGCAGCTCATCGGCACGTGCAGCCAGAACGTGGCAGCCATCCAGGAGCAGGTGCTGGGCCTTGGCGCACTGCGCAAGCTGCTGCGCCTGCTGGATCGGGACCCCTGCGACGCCGTGCGCGTCAAGGCCCTCTTCGCCATCTCCT gcctggtCCGGGAGCAGGAGGCTGGGCTGCTGCAGTTCCTCCGCCTGGACGGCTTCTCTGTGTTGATGCGGGCCATGCAGCAGCAGGTGCAAAAGCTCAAGGTCAAGTCGGCGTTCCTGCTGCAGAACCTGCTGGTGGGCCACCCTGAACACAAAG GGACCCTGTGCTCCATGGGCATGGTCCAGCAGCTGGTGGCCCTCGTCCGGACAGAACACAGCCCCTTCCATGAGCACGTGCTTGGAGCCCTGTGCAG CTTGGTGACGGACTTCCCCCAGGGTGTGCGGGAGTGCCGGGAGCCCGAGCTGGGCCTGGAGGAGCTTCTGCGGCACCGGTGCCAGCTGCTGCAGCAGCACGAGGAGTACCAG GAGGAGCTGGAGTTCTGCGAAAAGTTGCTACAGACCTGTTTCTCCACCCCGACGGACGACATCATGGATCGGTGA